A stretch of Onychomys torridus chromosome 2, mOncTor1.1, whole genome shotgun sequence DNA encodes these proteins:
- the Phf24 gene encoding PHD finger protein 24 isoform X1, whose translation MGVLMSKRQTVEQVQKVSLAVSAFKDGLRDRPSIRRGGELPGSRRGTVEGSVQEVQEEKEAETSAPVVQEESSVNRAAWERLRDGRGVEPEELDRTSRFTPPAFIRPTRKLDDDKPPDICLDPREAVVNDEMCDICEVWTAESLFPCRVCTRVFHDGCLRRMGYLQGDSATEVTEMAHTEIGWSCYYCDNLNLLLTEEEMYSLTETFQRCKVIPDCSLTLEDFVRYRHQAAKRGDSSRALSDAQEEQAARQFAALDPERRGHVEWSDFLSHESLLLLQQLRPQNSLLRLLTVKERERARTTFLARGSGSSISEAECHRARHSWFCKRLAEAASCSVSISRVGPVADSSPACSGSKSEYKAPLPGEQEPRSVDWPTFLRENVIYILAARPNSGAIHLKPPG comes from the exons ATGGGGGTGTTGATGTCCAAGCGGCAGACAGTGGAGCAGGTGCAGAAGGTGAGCCTGGCTGTGTCAGCCTTCAAGGATGGGCTACGGGACAGGCCTTCCATTAGACGTGGGGGTGAGTTGCCAGGGTCCCGCCGCGGCACTGTGGAGGGCTCTGTTCAGGAAgtacaggaagaaaaggaagcagagacaagtgccCCCGTGGTCCAGGAGGAGAGCAGTGTCAACCGTGCAGCCTGGGAGCGGCTCCGAGATGGGCGGGGAGTTGAGCCTGAGGAGTTGGACAGAACCAGCCGATTCACACCCCCTGCCTTCATCCGACCCACCCGGAAGCTAGATGATGACAAACCTCCAGATATCTGCTTGGATCCCCGGGAGGCT GTTGTCAACGATGAGATGTGTGATATCTGCGAAGTCTGGACCGCTGAGAGCCTCTTCCCATGCAGAGTCTGCACCAGGGTTTTCCACGACGGTTGCCTGCGCCGCATGGGCTACCTCCAAGGAGACAGTGCAACGGAGGTGACGGAGATGGCCCATACAGAAATAGGCTGGAGCTGCTACTACTGT GACAACCTTAACCTGCTGCTGACTGAGGAGGAGATGTACAGCCTCACAGAGACCTTCCAACGGTGTAAAGTCATCCCTG ATTGCTCCCTGACGCTGGAGGACTTCGTGCGCTACCGCCACCAGGCAGCAAAGCGAGGGGACAGCAGCAGAGCCCTGAGTGATGCGCAGGAGGAACAGGCAGCCCGCCAGTTCGCGGCCTTGGACCCTGAGCGTCGAGGCCACGTGGAGTGGTCCGACTTCTTGTCCCATGAATCTCTGCTACTGCTGCAGCAGCTCCGTCCCCAG AACTCTCTACTGAGGCTTCTAACCGTCAAGGAGAGGGAACGAGCCCGAACCACCTTCCTGGCACGGGGCAGTGGGAGCTCCATCAGTGAGGCAGAGTGCCACCGTGCCCGGCACTCTTGGTTCTGTAAACGCCTTGCAGAGGCTGCGTCCTGCAGTGTCAG CATCAGCCGTGTGGGTCCCGTGGCAGACAGTAGCCCAGCCTGCAGCGGTAGCAAGAGTGAATATAAGGCCCCGCTGCCTGGAGAGCAGGAGCCCAG ATCTGTGGACTGGCCCACCTTCCTAAGAGAGAATGTCATCTACATCTTGGCTGCTCGTCCCAACAGTGGAGCAATTCACCTGAAACCCCCAGGATAG
- the Phf24 gene encoding PHD finger protein 24 isoform X2, whose amino-acid sequence MGVLMSKRQTVEQVQKEVQEEKEAETSAPVVQEESSVNRAAWERLRDGRGVEPEELDRTSRFTPPAFIRPTRKLDDDKPPDICLDPREAVVNDEMCDICEVWTAESLFPCRVCTRVFHDGCLRRMGYLQGDSATEVTEMAHTEIGWSCYYCDNLNLLLTEEEMYSLTETFQRCKVIPDCSLTLEDFVRYRHQAAKRGDSSRALSDAQEEQAARQFAALDPERRGHVEWSDFLSHESLLLLQQLRPQNSLLRLLTVKERERARTTFLARGSGSSISEAECHRARHSWFCKRLAEAASCSVSISRVGPVADSSPACSGSKSEYKAPLPGEQEPRSVDWPTFLRENVIYILAARPNSGAIHLKPPG is encoded by the exons ATGGGGGTGTTGATGTCCAAGCGGCAGACAGTGGAGCAGGTGCAGAAG GAAgtacaggaagaaaaggaagcagagacaagtgccCCCGTGGTCCAGGAGGAGAGCAGTGTCAACCGTGCAGCCTGGGAGCGGCTCCGAGATGGGCGGGGAGTTGAGCCTGAGGAGTTGGACAGAACCAGCCGATTCACACCCCCTGCCTTCATCCGACCCACCCGGAAGCTAGATGATGACAAACCTCCAGATATCTGCTTGGATCCCCGGGAGGCT GTTGTCAACGATGAGATGTGTGATATCTGCGAAGTCTGGACCGCTGAGAGCCTCTTCCCATGCAGAGTCTGCACCAGGGTTTTCCACGACGGTTGCCTGCGCCGCATGGGCTACCTCCAAGGAGACAGTGCAACGGAGGTGACGGAGATGGCCCATACAGAAATAGGCTGGAGCTGCTACTACTGT GACAACCTTAACCTGCTGCTGACTGAGGAGGAGATGTACAGCCTCACAGAGACCTTCCAACGGTGTAAAGTCATCCCTG ATTGCTCCCTGACGCTGGAGGACTTCGTGCGCTACCGCCACCAGGCAGCAAAGCGAGGGGACAGCAGCAGAGCCCTGAGTGATGCGCAGGAGGAACAGGCAGCCCGCCAGTTCGCGGCCTTGGACCCTGAGCGTCGAGGCCACGTGGAGTGGTCCGACTTCTTGTCCCATGAATCTCTGCTACTGCTGCAGCAGCTCCGTCCCCAG AACTCTCTACTGAGGCTTCTAACCGTCAAGGAGAGGGAACGAGCCCGAACCACCTTCCTGGCACGGGGCAGTGGGAGCTCCATCAGTGAGGCAGAGTGCCACCGTGCCCGGCACTCTTGGTTCTGTAAACGCCTTGCAGAGGCTGCGTCCTGCAGTGTCAG CATCAGCCGTGTGGGTCCCGTGGCAGACAGTAGCCCAGCCTGCAGCGGTAGCAAGAGTGAATATAAGGCCCCGCTGCCTGGAGAGCAGGAGCCCAG ATCTGTGGACTGGCCCACCTTCCTAAGAGAGAATGTCATCTACATCTTGGCTGCTCGTCCCAACAGTGGAGCAATTCACCTGAAACCCCCAGGATAG